A genomic stretch from Thermomonospora umbrina includes:
- a CDS encoding type I polyketide synthase gives MPGTARRQCPIAIVGLDAVMPGALDVADFWRNVVTGRDLITDVPATHWRVEDYHDPDPTAPDRTYCRRGAFLPEVEFDPTAFGILPKALSATDTSQLLSLFVAGRLLSRMTERGVGAGAGERVGVILGCTALELLGVMAMRMGRPLWLNGLRRQGIPEQEAQQICDRIVDDGFLPWQESTFPGLLSNVVAGRIAKTFDLHGTNCTLDAACASSLAALSMAIAELELHRCDVVLTGGVDTLNDPVTYLCFSKTPALSFTGDCRPFAEGADGTMLGEGLAMFALKRLDDAERDGDPIHAVIRGIGSSSDGQSTAIYLPQESGQARALRGAYELAGYGPETVELVEAHGTGTVAGDLTEMAALRKVFDESGRGDRQWCAVGSVKSQIGHTKAAAGAAGLLKAVLALQHGVLPPTIKVERPEPALDLETSPFYLNTVARPWVHPTGDPRRASVSSFGFGGTNFHLTLEEYVGDRKAPRRRVLPSELVLLSADSPGELRARCATIDTGGGPAAVARRSQGEFQKDAGARLAVVAESDADLAEKLARAGDLIERSPDGEFSFPGLHYRPGPASQGRVAFLFPGQGAQYVGMSADLAMAYPTALAVWDEIARHEVGDVVRDAVFPIPAFGDFERTTQERWLTATEQAQPAMAAHSLVLLALLRDLGIRPDCTAGHSFGELVALHAAGVLTAPDLLRVARHRGQSMNEAVTVPTGMVAVAADADTVQAALAACGGEDLWVTGYNAPAQTIVSGTRKAIDALRDELAGRGLGARPLDTSLAFHSPLLRDAIEPFSKFLQDIEVASPDRPVYGNANAEPYPAEPDEIRHMIAAHVAAPVRFGEEIEAMYAAGVRTFVEVGAGTVLTGLVRQVLGDRDHCAVSLDRRGTDGVTGLNNGLGLLAVQGITGDYERLWDGYPPQPEDTASTTSEVSRLAVRISGTNYGKPYPFDEQDVREAPPRPAAAAIPATSDEMLQRTTEVHLAYQRMLSESHQKFLELAERSFAGTPEGAPPPMPALPPQPAVPPHPVEPPAESRVEGTAPPSEATDLRPDNVRTFVLSVIEDKTGYPTDMLKDELELDRDLGIDSIKRVEILSSLEGIVPSLNDIDKALLDDLAALRTIGDVIAKAEELLAGTPRPAPRDETPPHAEEVTPVHRQVPRAVPSPCTGLGMAGLGEGRIAVTDDLGGVAPLLVTELAARGIEAEVVDTVPDDAGGVVLLDGLRDVRSIDEALEVQRSCFRTARALATRMAEQGGIFVTVQNGGGDFGLTGSTPSVAWLAGLSALARTAAAEWPAAGVKAIDCALPDASEAAAAIARELAEGGPALNVGLRADGTRVTLRYEQTVPDDQVSEGVPAALGDAPVIVASGGARGITAVALRALSAASRPRLVLLGRTELNDEPSGLADAEDEAAVVGALARRATAGADPLEIRATARDVLAVREIKASMAAFAAAGAEARYLCVDVRDDTAVATALERVRREWGPITGFVHGAGVLADGLLSAKEDAQFDRVFDTKLEGLRSLLAATERDPLRLLCAFSSVSAHLGTPGQCDYAMANETLEHVLVAEGARRPDCLVRAIAWGPWSGGMVSEALAARFRSAGYGLIPYEAGGDAFLAELSEPTGVRVIRSAPPLLRPPRTAARLKIDEAGHLHLADHTIADVPVVPAAVVLEWFLAAADDARPGEGRPLLRDFKVYRGLKLPRFADGGHRLTVCAGDIGSEPPSRGGLELRLSDDTGRPCYRAIVPGSTSPEEATNGHWTPPQDLISLGSAGELYSTGVLFHGPAFQALESVDGVSAGGARATVIGTRGLGWASGRHWRSDPGAVDGALQLAGLWAGHALGAATLPMGVRECRVRRGGLIDEPATCLVLAGETAAAHAECDVVLLDADGTARIELRGVHLVRRPS, from the coding sequence ATGCCCGGCACCGCTCGGCGCCAATGTCCCATAGCGATCGTCGGCCTCGACGCCGTGATGCCCGGCGCGCTCGACGTCGCCGACTTCTGGCGCAACGTCGTCACGGGCCGTGATCTGATCACCGACGTCCCGGCGACGCATTGGCGGGTCGAGGATTACCACGACCCCGACCCCACCGCGCCGGACCGGACCTACTGCCGGCGCGGGGCGTTCCTGCCCGAGGTCGAGTTCGACCCCACGGCCTTCGGGATCCTGCCGAAGGCGCTCTCCGCCACCGACACCTCGCAGTTGCTGTCGCTCTTCGTGGCCGGTCGCCTGCTGTCCCGGATGACCGAGCGGGGGGTCGGGGCGGGCGCCGGCGAGCGGGTCGGGGTGATCCTCGGCTGCACGGCGCTCGAACTCCTCGGTGTGATGGCCATGCGGATGGGGCGTCCCCTGTGGCTCAACGGCCTGCGCCGTCAGGGGATCCCGGAGCAGGAGGCCCAGCAGATCTGCGACCGTATCGTCGACGACGGATTCCTCCCCTGGCAGGAGTCGACCTTTCCGGGTCTGCTGAGCAACGTGGTCGCGGGCCGCATCGCCAAGACCTTCGACCTGCACGGCACCAACTGCACGCTGGACGCCGCGTGTGCGAGTTCGCTGGCCGCGCTGTCGATGGCGATCGCCGAACTCGAGCTGCACCGCTGCGACGTGGTGCTGACCGGAGGTGTGGACACCCTCAACGACCCGGTCACCTATCTGTGCTTCTCCAAGACGCCGGCGTTGTCGTTCACGGGCGACTGCCGGCCCTTCGCGGAGGGCGCGGACGGGACGATGCTCGGCGAGGGCCTGGCCATGTTCGCGCTCAAGCGGCTCGACGACGCCGAACGGGACGGCGACCCGATCCACGCGGTCATCCGGGGCATCGGCTCTTCGTCCGACGGGCAGAGCACCGCGATCTACCTGCCGCAGGAGTCCGGGCAGGCCCGCGCGTTGCGCGGCGCCTACGAGCTGGCGGGATACGGGCCGGAGACGGTGGAGCTGGTGGAGGCCCACGGGACCGGCACGGTGGCCGGTGACCTGACGGAGATGGCCGCACTGCGGAAGGTGTTCGACGAGTCGGGGCGGGGCGACCGCCAGTGGTGCGCGGTCGGCTCGGTCAAGTCCCAGATCGGCCACACCAAGGCCGCGGCCGGGGCCGCCGGGCTCCTCAAGGCGGTCCTCGCCCTGCAGCACGGGGTGCTCCCGCCGACCATCAAGGTCGAGCGCCCCGAGCCGGCGCTCGACCTGGAGACGAGCCCGTTCTATCTCAACACGGTCGCTCGCCCCTGGGTGCATCCGACCGGGGACCCGAGACGCGCCTCGGTCTCGAGTTTCGGCTTCGGGGGGACGAACTTCCATCTCACCCTGGAGGAGTACGTCGGCGACAGGAAGGCTCCGCGCCGACGGGTGCTGCCCTCGGAGCTGGTGCTGCTCAGCGCCGATTCGCCGGGCGAACTCCGTGCCCGGTGCGCGACGATCGACACGGGCGGGGGGCCGGCCGCCGTCGCGAGACGATCTCAGGGAGAGTTCCAGAAGGACGCCGGGGCCCGCCTCGCCGTCGTCGCGGAGAGCGACGCGGACCTGGCGGAGAAGCTGGCCCGGGCGGGCGACCTGATCGAGCGGAGCCCCGACGGCGAGTTCTCGTTCCCCGGCCTGCACTACCGGCCCGGGCCGGCCTCGCAGGGACGGGTGGCCTTTCTGTTCCCTGGTCAGGGCGCCCAGTACGTGGGGATGAGCGCGGACCTCGCGATGGCCTATCCCACCGCGCTGGCCGTCTGGGACGAGATCGCCCGCCACGAGGTCGGCGACGTCGTTCGGGACGCGGTCTTCCCGATACCGGCGTTCGGGGATTTCGAGCGGACGACCCAAGAGCGATGGCTCACGGCGACCGAACAGGCGCAGCCCGCGATGGCCGCGCACAGCCTCGTCCTGCTCGCGCTGCTGCGCGACCTCGGGATCCGGCCGGACTGCACGGCGGGCCACAGCTTCGGAGAGCTCGTCGCGCTGCACGCGGCGGGCGTTCTCACCGCGCCCGACCTCCTGCGCGTCGCCCGCCACCGAGGGCAGTCGATGAACGAGGCGGTGACGGTGCCGACCGGGATGGTCGCGGTGGCGGCCGACGCGGACACCGTGCAAGCCGCCCTCGCCGCCTGTGGCGGCGAAGACCTGTGGGTGACCGGGTACAACGCTCCCGCGCAGACGATCGTCTCCGGCACGCGGAAGGCGATCGACGCGCTCAGGGACGAACTCGCGGGGCGCGGGCTGGGCGCACGCCCGCTGGACACGTCCCTCGCGTTCCACAGCCCCCTCCTGCGGGACGCGATCGAACCGTTCTCGAAGTTCCTGCAGGACATCGAGGTGGCGTCACCGGACCGGCCCGTCTACGGGAACGCGAACGCCGAGCCCTATCCGGCGGAGCCCGACGAGATCCGTCACATGATCGCCGCCCACGTCGCCGCGCCCGTGCGCTTCGGCGAGGAGATCGAGGCGATGTACGCGGCCGGTGTCAGAACGTTCGTCGAGGTCGGCGCGGGCACGGTGCTGACCGGTCTGGTCCGCCAGGTGCTGGGCGACCGCGACCACTGCGCCGTGAGCCTCGACCGGCGCGGGACCGACGGCGTGACCGGCCTCAACAACGGCCTGGGGCTCCTCGCCGTCCAGGGGATCACCGGTGACTACGAGCGGCTCTGGGACGGGTATCCGCCGCAGCCGGAGGACACGGCGTCCACCACGTCCGAGGTCTCCCGGCTGGCGGTGCGGATCTCCGGCACCAACTACGGCAAGCCCTACCCGTTCGACGAGCAGGACGTTCGGGAGGCGCCGCCCCGGCCGGCCGCCGCCGCCATCCCGGCGACGAGCGACGAGATGCTCCAGCGCACCACCGAGGTCCACCTCGCCTACCAGCGGATGCTCTCCGAATCCCACCAGAAGTTCCTCGAGTTGGCCGAACGCTCGTTCGCGGGGACGCCCGAGGGCGCGCCGCCGCCCATGCCGGCCCTCCCCCCGCAACCGGCGGTGCCGCCCCACCCCGTCGAACCGCCCGCGGAATCTCGGGTCGAGGGCACCGCTCCCCCCTCCGAAGCCACCGACCTGAGACCGGACAACGTGCGGACGTTCGTCCTGTCGGTCATCGAGGACAAGACCGGCTATCCCACCGACATGCTCAAGGACGAACTGGAGCTGGACCGCGACCTCGGCATCGACTCGATCAAACGCGTGGAGATCCTCTCCTCGTTGGAGGGCATCGTCCCCTCCTTGAACGACATCGATAAGGCGCTGCTGGACGACCTCGCCGCCCTGCGGACGATCGGCGACGTCATCGCGAAGGCGGAGGAACTGCTCGCGGGAACCCCGCGCCCGGCGCCCCGGGACGAGACGCCGCCGCACGCGGAGGAGGTGACCCCCGTGCACCGGCAGGTGCCGCGCGCAGTCCCCTCCCCGTGTACGGGGCTGGGCATGGCGGGTCTCGGAGAGGGCCGCATCGCCGTCACCGACGACCTCGGCGGCGTGGCTCCCCTGCTGGTCACCGAGTTGGCCGCCCGCGGGATCGAGGCGGAGGTCGTGGACACGGTGCCCGACGACGCCGGAGGCGTCGTCCTGCTGGACGGGCTCCGCGACGTACGCTCCATCGACGAGGCGCTCGAGGTCCAACGGTCCTGCTTCCGGACGGCGCGCGCGCTCGCGACGCGGATGGCCGAACAGGGCGGGATCTTCGTCACCGTCCAGAACGGCGGAGGCGACTTCGGCCTCACCGGCTCGACGCCGTCGGTGGCGTGGCTCGCGGGCCTGTCCGCGCTGGCCCGCACCGCCGCTGCGGAGTGGCCGGCGGCCGGCGTCAAGGCCATCGACTGCGCCCTGCCGGACGCCTCGGAGGCCGCGGCGGCCATCGCCCGAGAGCTCGCCGAGGGCGGCCCCGCCCTCAACGTGGGTCTGCGCGCCGACGGCACGAGGGTCACGCTGCGCTACGAGCAGACCGTCCCCGACGATCAGGTGTCGGAGGGCGTCCCGGCGGCGCTCGGCGACGCGCCGGTGATCGTGGCGAGCGGCGGCGCGCGCGGCATCACGGCGGTCGCGCTACGGGCGTTGAGCGCGGCGAGCCGTCCACGGCTCGTCCTCCTGGGGCGCACCGAGCTGAACGACGAGCCGTCCGGGCTCGCGGACGCCGAGGACGAGGCCGCGGTGGTCGGCGCGCTGGCGAGACGGGCGACCGCCGGGGCCGATCCCCTCGAAATCAGGGCCACGGCCCGGGACGTCCTCGCCGTGCGGGAGATCAAGGCGTCGATGGCGGCGTTCGCCGCGGCCGGAGCGGAGGCCCGCTATCTGTGCGTGGACGTACGCGACGACACCGCGGTCGCGACCGCCCTCGAACGGGTGCGGCGAGAGTGGGGGCCGATCACCGGCTTCGTCCACGGGGCCGGGGTCCTGGCCGACGGCCTGCTGTCCGCCAAGGAGGATGCGCAGTTCGACAGGGTCTTCGACACCAAGCTCGAGGGGCTCCGATCGCTGCTCGCGGCCACGGAGCGGGACCCGCTGCGCCTGCTCTGCGCGTTCTCCTCCGTCTCGGCGCATCTGGGCACGCCGGGCCAGTGCGACTACGCGATGGCCAACGAGACGCTGGAACACGTCCTGGTGGCCGAAGGCGCGCGTCGTCCCGACTGTCTCGTCAGGGCGATCGCCTGGGGCCCATGGAGCGGAGGAATGGTCTCCGAGGCACTGGCCGCCAGGTTCCGTTCGGCCGGCTACGGGCTCATCCCGTACGAGGCCGGCGGCGACGCGTTCCTCGCCGAGCTGTCCGAGCCCACCGGGGTCCGGGTGATCCGCAGCGCCCCGCCCCTGCTCCGGCCGCCGCGTACGGCGGCACGGCTCAAGATCGACGAGGCCGGTCATCTCCACCTGGCCGACCACACCATCGCCGACGTCCCGGTCGTGCCGGCCGCGGTGGTGCTCGAGTGGTTCCTCGCCGCGGCCGATGACGCGCGGCCCGGCGAAGGCCGTCCTCTGCTGCGGGACTTCAAGGTGTATCGGGGGCTCAAACTCCCGCGGTTCGCCGACGGCGGGCATCGCCTCACGGTGTGCGCCGGTGACATCGGCTCGGAGCCGCCCTCGCGAGGCGGGCTGGAACTCAGGCTTTCGGACGACACCGGCCGCCCGTGTTACCGCGCCATCGTGCCGGGCTCGACCTCCCCGGAGGAGGCGACGAACGGCCACTGGACTCCCCCGCAGGATCTGATCTCGCTCGGATCGGCCGGCGAGCTCTACTCCACGGGCGTGCTGTTCCACGGCCCGGCCTTCCAGGCGCTCGAGTCCGTCGACGGCGTGAGCGCCGGGGGTGCTCGCGCAACGGTCATCGGCACACGGGGCCTCGGTTGGGCGAGCGGTCGGCATTGGCGGTCCGATCCCGGTGCGGTCGACGGCGCCCTCCAGCTCGCCGGGCTGTGGGCCGGGCACGCGCTGGGCGCGGCGACCCTGCCGATGGGTGTGCGGGAGTGCCGCGTCCGTCGCGGCGGGCTGATCGACGAACCGGCGACCTGCCTGGTCCTCGCCGGGGAGACCGCCGCCGCCCATGCCGAGTGCGACGTCGTCCTCTTGGACGCCGACGGCACGGCGCGGATCGAGCTGAGGGGGGTTCACCTGGTGCGCAGGCCCTCATGA
- a CDS encoding SDR family oxidoreductase, translating into MSEPSLMPPAPSLPPAQEPDDPRTAPATRSTGSPGQWELVAGAHEEFLHRLTDAHQTYLQVEGARGRAARSMLVTGASGVVGVELVEQARRRGWHVVGCSARGGNGSVAWRMGEAEPPAELRRPWTVIVHAAARPRFDLPPDEARAANVGPLLALAPLVSPRTHLVHVSTAYATGLTGGVESADPGDFRNSYEWSKAEAERVASERYGPLTIVRPSIVIGRRSDGAVARFAGPYLLALAFGSGLLREIAGDPAALIDVVPVCAVAECLLDLAEAPRPDTTRVETVGLGGRAPTLAELVNASVAAADRWLVEHGAEPLPEIPIVPITTAHEAGPLAPLLPYLSVREPLPVSRPVTPSPRTTEVCVRWALENVPGLTKAVTAKEPNNR; encoded by the coding sequence ATGTCCGAGCCTTCCCTGATGCCGCCGGCTCCCTCGCTTCCGCCGGCCCAGGAACCCGATGACCCGCGAACGGCGCCCGCCACGCGGTCGACCGGGTCGCCCGGGCAGTGGGAGCTGGTCGCCGGCGCGCATGAGGAATTCCTGCACCGCCTCACCGATGCGCACCAGACGTATCTCCAGGTCGAAGGGGCGCGGGGCCGCGCCGCGCGCAGCATGCTGGTCACCGGCGCCTCGGGGGTCGTCGGCGTCGAACTCGTCGAGCAGGCCAGGCGTCGCGGCTGGCACGTCGTCGGCTGTTCGGCGCGCGGCGGGAACGGGTCGGTGGCCTGGCGGATGGGCGAGGCCGAACCGCCGGCCGAGCTGCGCAGGCCCTGGACGGTGATCGTGCACGCGGCGGCCCGGCCGCGGTTCGATCTGCCGCCGGACGAGGCACGGGCGGCGAACGTCGGACCCTTGCTCGCCCTCGCGCCGCTGGTGTCACCGCGGACCCACCTCGTCCACGTCTCGACCGCCTACGCGACCGGACTGACCGGCGGTGTCGAGTCCGCGGATCCGGGGGACTTCCGCAATTCCTACGAATGGTCCAAAGCCGAGGCGGAACGCGTGGCGTCGGAGCGCTACGGACCGCTGACCATCGTCCGTCCCTCCATCGTCATCGGGCGTCGGTCCGACGGAGCGGTCGCCCGGTTCGCCGGGCCCTACCTCCTCGCGCTGGCCTTCGGGTCGGGACTTCTCCGAGAGATCGCCGGAGACCCCGCCGCCCTCATCGACGTGGTGCCCGTCTGCGCCGTCGCGGAGTGCCTGCTCGACCTGGCCGAGGCCCCCCGGCCCGACACCACCCGCGTGGAGACCGTGGGCCTGGGCGGGCGGGCCCCGACCCTGGCCGAACTCGTGAACGCGTCCGTGGCCGCCGCCGATCGATGGCTGGTCGAGCACGGCGCCGAACCGCTGCCGGAGATACCGATCGTCCCGATCACCACGGCTCATGAGGCGGGCCCGCTCGCGCCCTTGTTGCCCTATCTCTCGGTACGAGAGCCGCTTCCCGTGTCCCGACCGGTCACGCCGAGCCCCCGAACGACGGAGGTCTGTGTCCGCTGGGCCCTCGAGAACGTCCCCGGCCTCACCAAGGCCGTCACCGCGAAAGAGCCGAACAATCGATGA
- a CDS encoding DUF6230 family protein produces MDDVPTGKVRWRRTALLLVPSAAISTLVVALTAQGSVAASLAVAGDAFKVRADRLDGTGLVQFTTVDKDASGRSHHVLATGIGHARLHEMCVSVLTDTPLGAMTLVLRSGRGKPVEAEDLVLDLTRIDTDATFDGLVLGRDGASLSGGPRELLGRRGQYGQQARHLELTDFRLHTHTITAGAFKFKGLDIAVKPGRHECF; encoded by the coding sequence ATGGACGACGTCCCTACCGGCAAGGTGCGATGGAGGAGGACCGCCCTTCTCCTCGTCCCCTCCGCGGCGATCTCGACCCTTGTGGTGGCGCTGACGGCACAGGGCTCGGTCGCCGCGAGCCTCGCGGTCGCGGGAGACGCCTTCAAGGTCCGCGCGGACCGCCTCGACGGCACCGGCCTGGTCCAGTTCACCACCGTGGACAAGGACGCGAGCGGGCGTTCCCACCATGTCCTGGCCACCGGCATCGGGCACGCCCGACTCCATGAGATGTGCGTGTCGGTGCTCACGGACACCCCCTTGGGCGCCATGACGCTCGTCCTGCGCTCGGGGAGGGGTAAGCCCGTGGAGGCCGAGGACCTCGTCCTGGATCTCACGCGGATCGACACCGACGCCACCTTCGACGGCCTCGTGCTGGGCCGGGACGGCGCGTCCCTGTCCGGCGGTCCGCGCGAACTGCTGGGCCGCCGAGGCCAGTACGGTCAGCAGGCGCGGCATCTGGAACTGACCGACTTCCGGCTCCACACGCACACGATCACCGCGGGCGCGTTCAAGTTCAAGGGGCTCGACATCGCCGTGAAACCGGGCCGCCATGAATGCTTCTGA
- a CDS encoding DUF6114 domain-containing protein: protein MNASDRFRRWRATRPFWGGLLTVSAGAELLLVPLAPLSQQVQLGMPGLSGRTVALLLVTAGVTVWCQPAQHSFLGVVTVLLGIVSWITANLGGFGVGMALALLGGGLSFGWTTTARSSSSSSSSSSEPPR, encoded by the coding sequence ATGAATGCTTCTGACCGCTTCCGCCGCTGGCGGGCCACCCGCCCGTTCTGGGGAGGCCTGTTGACGGTCTCCGCCGGCGCGGAACTGCTCCTCGTCCCGCTCGCTCCGCTGTCGCAACAGGTGCAACTCGGAATGCCCGGCCTGTCCGGGAGAACGGTCGCGCTCCTGCTCGTGACCGCCGGGGTCACGGTCTGGTGCCAGCCGGCCCAGCACTCGTTTCTGGGTGTCGTCACGGTGCTCCTGGGAATCGTTTCGTGGATCACCGCCAATCTCGGGGGATTCGGCGTCGGAATGGCCCTCGCCCTTCTCGGCGGCGGCCTCTCCTTCGGTTGGACGACCACCGCGCGGTCGTCGTCGTCCTCGTCGTCCTCGTCGTCGGAGCCCCCGAGATGA
- a CDS encoding VOC family protein, whose protein sequence is MANRDHWPTPEQGLVVTQFLTVRDVAVSRDFYADVLGGEVVLEENPAIVKVANSWIIMNPGGGPTPDKPDVTLTPPEAGDPVSAFMNVRVADIAAFYAQATAKGARFLTEPLDRRAELRCYMRDPDGYLIEVGQATGMLEGVFAERPGNGT, encoded by the coding sequence ATGGCGAACCGGGATCATTGGCCGACGCCGGAGCAGGGGCTCGTGGTGACCCAGTTCTTGACGGTCCGCGATGTCGCCGTTTCCCGCGACTTCTACGCCGACGTTCTCGGCGGCGAGGTGGTGTTGGAGGAGAATCCCGCCATCGTCAAGGTCGCCAACAGTTGGATCATCATGAACCCCGGCGGCGGTCCCACGCCGGACAAGCCGGACGTCACCTTGACCCCGCCCGAGGCGGGAGATCCGGTGTCGGCGTTCATGAACGTGCGGGTGGCCGACATCGCGGCCTTCTACGCCCAGGCCACGGCCAAGGGCGCCCGGTTCCTGACCGAGCCGCTGGACCGTCGAGCCGAACTTCGCTGTTACATGCGCGATCCCGACGGCTACCTGATCGAGGTCGGGCAGGCCACCGGGATGCTGGAGGGCGTCTTCGCCGAGCGGCCGGGGAACGGGACCTGA
- a CDS encoding terpene synthase family protein, with the protein MADVLDHRELPPIFCPLEHAINPGWREVERRAVTWIERIGLCADSRERAWVVGTNSADFYARFAPGAEEDRLLAAALWVYWGFAFDDARCDTGHYSDRPGEFVPMAARIQRALERPVPSGGDDAYARALQDIAARFRAVGTPVQFQRFVAAHRAWLSGVAWQIANRARGHMPGLDDYLTMRLHSAGGEPTFAMLEIADGAEVPAAEMDSPAVRALTEMAILVAALDNDRHSLPKELGRGHTDQNVFTVLAAHDGCTLAEAVRTAVGLRDRVLLRFLRLREQVRARLSAPGRRYVDGLAHGIRGNAEWGLRVPRYISRGARPGDTDTSPITWAESPLDDSREPIPLPSVVWWWDV; encoded by the coding sequence ATGGCCGACGTGCTGGACCATCGCGAGCTGCCGCCGATCTTCTGTCCGCTGGAGCACGCCATCAACCCCGGATGGCGCGAGGTCGAACGCCGGGCCGTCACGTGGATCGAGCGGATCGGCCTGTGCGCCGACAGCCGCGAGCGCGCCTGGGTGGTCGGGACCAACAGCGCCGACTTCTACGCCCGCTTCGCCCCCGGCGCGGAGGAGGACCGGCTTCTCGCGGCGGCGCTGTGGGTGTACTGGGGGTTCGCCTTCGACGACGCCCGCTGCGACACCGGCCACTACAGCGATCGTCCGGGCGAGTTCGTCCCGATGGCCGCCCGGATCCAGCGGGCCCTGGAGCGGCCGGTCCCGTCCGGTGGGGACGACGCCTACGCCCGGGCGCTGCAGGACATCGCCGCGCGGTTCCGCGCGGTGGGCACGCCGGTGCAGTTCCAGCGGTTCGTCGCGGCGCACCGGGCGTGGCTGTCCGGGGTCGCCTGGCAGATCGCCAACCGGGCGCGCGGCCACATGCCGGGCCTGGACGACTACCTGACCATGCGGCTGCACTCGGCCGGGGGCGAGCCCACGTTCGCGATGCTGGAGATCGCCGACGGCGCGGAGGTGCCGGCCGCCGAGATGGACTCCCCGGCGGTGCGGGCACTCACGGAGATGGCCATTCTGGTCGCCGCGCTCGACAACGACCGTCATTCGCTGCCCAAGGAGCTGGGCCGCGGGCACACGGACCAGAACGTCTTCACCGTCCTGGCGGCCCACGACGGCTGCACCCTCGCCGAGGCGGTGCGCACCGCCGTGGGTCTGCGCGACCGGGTCCTGCTGCGCTTCCTGCGGCTGCGGGAGCAGGTCCGCGCCCGGCTGAGCGCGCCCGGTCGCCGCTACGTCGACGGGCTGGCCCACGGTATCCGGGGCAACGCCGAATGGGGTCTGCGGGTGCCCCGCTACATCAGCCGGGGCGCCCGCCCGGGAGACACCGACACCTCGCCGATCACCTGGGCCGAGAGCCCGCTCGACGACAGCAGGGAGCCGATACCCCTGCCGAGCGTCGTGTGGTGGTGGGACGTGTGA
- a CDS encoding polyhydroxyalkanoate synthesis regulator DNA-binding domain-containing protein, producing MPAGPARPRRERRRALRLRRRPDGRLYDLDERRVIGLAELGDEVRAGRTFRAHRQGTGTECTNEVLVEILLTALPGVAGAVSAHGPAWLAGLVTQAAEPAERPSGRRGGGGRP from the coding sequence ATGCCCGCGGGACCCGCCCGTCCGCGCCGTGAGCGGCGCCGCGCCCTCCGGCTGCGTCGCCGACCGGACGGGCGGCTGTACGACCTCGACGAGCGGCGGGTCATCGGGCTCGCGGAGCTGGGCGACGAGGTGCGGGCCGGGCGCACGTTCCGGGCGCATCGGCAGGGCACCGGCACCGAGTGCACCAACGAGGTGCTGGTGGAGATCCTGCTGACCGCGCTGCCGGGCGTGGCCGGGGCGGTGTCGGCCCACGGGCCGGCGTGGCTGGCGGGCCTGGTGACGCAGGCGGCCGAGCCCGCCGAACGCCCGTCGGGCCGGCGCGGTGGAGGGGGCCGACCGTGA